The following nucleotide sequence is from Deltaproteobacteria bacterium HGW-Deltaproteobacteria-2.
AGTATTATGCTTGCAATCATCTTGAGTCGATCGATGATGTTCTTGTTGTAGCGCATAACCACACCTTTGGGCAGACCCGTGGTGCCGGATGTGTACATGAGCATAAGGATGGAATTTTCGTCGAATCTCATCTCAGGTTTTGTTGTTGATATATTTCTATGATATGCATCCTTGAGATCAAACATGCCATTGGGAACCTTGAATCCCTCAGGTGCTTCCAATGTATTCACTATCACGCGTTCCAGCTTTGTGGTTTTATCCGCTATACTTTTGTAGATATCTATGAGGTCATAATCCACCACTAGATATTTCGTGTCGCTGTTGTCTATCGTGTAACTTAGCTGGTCGCCGCGCAGAGAGGTATTCACAGTATTCACGTACATTCCGATCTTCTGAATGCCAAAGAATATATCCAGGAACTCAGATGAGTTGTTCATGAGCGTAGCAATACCATCGCCCGGTTTTACCCCCAGTTTCAGCAAGTAGTTCGCAATCCTGTTGGCATTCATGTCCATGTCGGCATAACTGACGAAGCGGTCTTGATACACAACGTATAAGAAAGTTTTGTCCTTCAGCTTGGCTGCCTGTTCTTCAAGTAGGGTTGCCCAGTTGATTGTAGCAAACATAATGTTCTCCTTTTCTGATATTTGTTCTCCCTTTGTGAGTCCTGTTTCATTCTCGGCAGATTCAAATCACCATGGTCGATAGTCTTGAAATACTTTGAGAATCGGTAACTCGATTTCATGCGTATGGTTGCTCGATGAAGCCGAAAGTCGTTATCTTTCCACGGATTTCATTCTTTATGTAATTAATGCCCCCTAAATCCCTAGTATCTTATCCAAGATGCCCCGTGAGTACAGAAATGCATTGCCATTGTAGTATGTGTTCGGTGCCATTCTCTTCATGAACCAGAAGAGCTTGGAATCCGGTTGCGGAAAAACGTAGAGTTTGTTCTTTTTGATGGCCTTGAGAGTGGAGGCGCACACACTTTCCACTGTCCCAAAGGATAATTTGCAGAAAAAGGCTTCTGCCATCTTGAACTGGTGTTCATCAGTGCACTGTGCCTGATCCATGAGATTTGTTTTGAAGAATGTCGGGCACACGACCGTTACCCCGATGTTGTTTCTTTTCAACTCTCCGCGGAGTGTTTCGGAGAGAGAGATGACACCTGCTTTTGTCACATTATAGGGTGACATTTCGGGTAATGAGACAATCCCGGCAGAAGAGGCTGTGTTTACGATATGCCCCCATCCCTGCTTCTTGAAGATGGGGATGAACGTCCTGCATCCATAGATGACACTCATGAGCATAACATCGATCTCGAACCGCCAGCCTTCAAGGGAGATTTTCTCCATGAATCCCAACACGGGGACTCCGGCGTTGTTTATGATTATATCCACGGTGCCCCACTTCGAGATCACGGTATCAGCAAGGCTCTGCACCTCTTCGGGCTTTGTAACATCGCATTTAATGGTAATGCCCTGGCCGCCAGCTTCATTGACAAGCCGGACACTCTCCTCTGCCCTGTCCATGTTGATGTCGCTGACAGCCACCTTCCATCCCAATTTTGCAAAATCCAATGCGAGGCCTCTGCCGAAACCGCTTCCTGCGCCAGTTATTGCCACGGTTTTTGTTTTGAAACGCTCCATGAAACGCTCCTTTATTTATTATTCATCCGCTCGAGGATGTGGATAGTCATGGAGGCCTCTTCAAAAGCAATGTTTCCGCCACCATTTTCTCCAAGCGCAAGCCTGCACCTTTCTACTTGCCGAGGACCTGCCTCGTGTCGTAGCTGCGTAACCAGTTCGTGGATCATGCCGAGGCCGGAAGCACCCACAGGGTGTCCGCGTGATTCTAGTCCGCCTGAGGTATTTATAGGAATCTTTCCGCCCAGCTTCGTGGCGCCGGTTTCTGCAAAAGGACCGCCTTCACCAATTTTACAAAATCCCAGGGACTCACATTGATGAAGTTCACCGAACGCAGTAGCATCATGGACCTCTGCCAGGCTGATATCCTCTGGGCAAATTCCAGCGACATTGTATGCCTGTCTGGAAAGTCTCACTCCGATGTCCAGATCAAGTTGGTCATGCTTCCGATTAGTGCCCGAACCCAGGACCGATGCCAGTATCTTTACCGGTCGCGCCGACTTGAGTTTATTCAGGAAATCTCGTGAGCACACGATAGCGCCGGCAGCTCCATCACCCACAGGAGCACACATGGGCACGGTCAATGGCCAGACTACAGGGCGCCCCTCAAGGATTTCTTCCACGGTCATGGTCTTCTGGAACTGGGCATTGGGATTCATCGAACTGTGGAAGTGGTTCTTCGATGCAATAATTGCCAGTTGGCGCTGGGTGGTTCCGAAGGTGGCCATATGCCACCTGACGGCGCTGGCGTAAACATCCATGAAGGCACTTCTGGTTTTACCTGCTCCGGAGCCGCCATCATCATCCGGTATATCCAGCTTCACCCCGTCCATGATGTCCCTCAGGGCTTTCATGTGTGCATCTATGTTGGCAACATCCACGCCTGAACTAAAAGCCATGAAGGTCTTTGCTTTGTCCTCGTTATATAGCTTTTCCATTCCGATGGCCAACGAGCATTCGTACATGCCGCCGGCCACATCCTTGTATGCGCAGTGGAGCGCAGTGGATGCACAGGCACATGCATTCTCAACGTTGGTTATGGGGATGCCCTCTATACCCAGTGGCCGAAGCGCTACCTGGCCCCTTATGGAATGTTGCATGTTGAAGAATCCCCAAGCCGTGTTTGAAAAAAAGGCCGATTGTATGTCACTGATTTTTATATCGGGCGCATCACCCATGGTCTTCGCAAAGGCCTCTGCCACAAGGTCCTTTTCCGTACGGTCCATGTGTTTCCCGAAGCGGGTCATGCCCACTGCAACTATGTATACGTCACGCATTTTCAGTTTCCTCTTTCCATCATCTGTGCCGATCTTTGCACATCTTTAGTTTAATTATTTCATAGTGAAAGATGGTTTTCTTCCGCCAGCGCAGAGGAAAACCACTCTTCACATAATGATATTATTCGTCCTCAGAAATAGCGCCACGGTATCTCATGATCTTCTCAAAGACCTTTGCTTTGCCCTCGGCGTCCTTTTGTACGAATGCTTCATCCTCTTCCACCTTCAAGAAGGTCGGGTTTTCCCACCAGTTGGGTTTTGTCTTGATAACTGGATACCCACCTCCGGAAAAAGCCATCGAAAGATTGGGCCCGCCGGCCAGTTGACCCATTGTCCTCTGTTGGTAATTAAACGCATTCACCCAGCTCTCACGGTCGAACCAGTTGTTGAGACCAACAGGACCAACCGGCAATCCGAGAACGAACGATGATCCCTCTAGGTGTCCAAGGAACATGGACACTGCTCCGATACTGAAAAATAATCTGGCCTCGACACGGTGCATCGCAGCTGCCGCGCAGGCATAGTCTGCGGCCATTCCAAAATCGATAACCTTCCACACGCATGACGGGCCATAAGCTCCTATTCCGAGGCCTTTGTTCCTGCTGACAAACTTGATGTACTCTCCGCATGTAGGAAAACCGCATGCCCCGCAGTCCCACAAGACCGGCTTGCAAAGGTCTGCACCCATCAGCAGTATGGGTGGCAGTACACCTTTCTCGGCCATGGATTTCAATGCTACGGCATCGTGCATCTGGAACGTGGATGTCTGCCCGAAGGTCTCCAGGACGTCGATTATGGGATTGAGATCATCTCCTGTAACTATTTCGGTACGAAGACCTAACGAGTTCGTAAGGGTCGGGGCCTTGGCGGCTGCCACGGCGCATCCTTTGGTAACTTCCAGGAGATATTCTTTGGTGGCTTGTTCTCCACTATATATTGCCATGGCCTATTCCTCCTTCTTTTTTTTATCTTTGGATACCTTGGACTTGCTGGGATCGAACCTGTGATACGGATGATTTGCCATCTGACGGGTAATGATGGAGATCTTTCTGACGGCATCTATCTGCTTGGACATGTTCGTTAAATGATAGTCCGTCGGGATGTCAGCATAGGGATTCTTTGCCATGGCACCCACGAGGATGCCCACGACCACCTCTGATTTCATGCAGAAATCAAGGTTCCTTCCTGCCAGCCCCACCGAGTAGCATGGCTTGGTATCTACAAAAAGGTTGGCCGCAACCCAGAGGGCCGATCCTACCGCATATCCGACATCGTGGGCCCTTAGCGTGCAGAGGGGACCCTTGATCGCAGTTTTTCTCTGGCGGTCGGTGATATCGACAAGTCCATTGACATGCTTAACCTTATTGTAGACAAACGAGCAATCCTGCTCGCCGCCACACAATCCGCATGCCGCATCCATCGGTGTACTGTGGGCTCTGAAGTTGCCGATGAAGACAATGGCATCGCTTTCTCTGACCATTACCGCTTCATAGAGAAACGGCTTTCTTAGTCTCTCCGGTACTTCGTGGTTAGCCAATCGCTCCATCTCTCTGGCAATGTATTCCAGTTCTTTCTCTCCATAGGCTATTTCAGCCTCAATCCCGCTTACACCGCCTGTGAACGGTGCTGTCAGAGCGGCGTTGGTCATGAGTTTTGCCGCCAGCAGCACATTGTCCTTCTTTGCCTGTTCAGATGGCGTATATTGGGGGAATTCTTGAATATGAATCCTTGACATCGTTTTCCTCCTTTTAAGATCCAGTGTTCTGTAGACGGGTTAGAAATCCAGCGGCGGACGCGGGTACGTCTCCGCGAGGATATGTCCGCCATGCCGCTCCAATGTCTCGTTGTTGCCATCTTCAATAAGAGTGGCCCTGGCATCTCTGAAGAGTTTCTCGGCGATATATTCTTTTGTTAACCCATTGCCTCCCATGATCTGGATCAGTTCATGGGCGTTCTGGAAGGCCATTTCCGTGCATTGGCTCTTTGCCACCAGCGAATATTCCGCAAGAGGGGGGGAAACATTCAAGTTGAGGTTGAGTACGTTGCGTGAGAGTGCCCGGATGACCTCTGTACGCGCGAACAGTTTGAAGACACGTTGTTTATGCACATAGTGCTCGATGAGTGGCCGTGTACCCTGGACCCGCTCTTTCGAATATACAAGGGCCTCTTCGAATGCGGCCCGGGCAATGCCCGTTGACCAGGTGGCCATGCACATGTTGGCTGCGGCAAGGATCATCTCCAAAAGGGGCTCATAGAATGTCGGTTCTGCAAGCATGTAGCTCTTGGGGATCCTCACATTGTCGAAGTAAATCTCACCCTGGTTCAGATCACGCTGTCCGATCTTTTCCAGTGGTTTGCCCCTGGTTACACCGTCGAGGTCGAGAGGAAGAACGCAGATGCCGTTTCCGCCGAAACCATGTTTCGGGTCGAGCTGCAAAAACAACAGGGCATGGGTGGCAATGGTGCCGCCAGAAACCCATGCTGATTTCTGGCCGTTGATGACATATTCGTCTCCCTCCAGCCGCGCCTGGACATTCCCCCGCATCTTGGGAGTGGTGAAGTAATCCTCACCCGAGGCAATGTAATCCGAGCCA
It contains:
- a CDS encoding short chain dehydrogenase, whose protein sequence is MERFKTKTVAITGAGSGFGRGLALDFAKLGWKVAVSDINMDRAEESVRLVNEAGGQGITIKCDVTKPEEVQSLADTVISKWGTVDIIINNAGVPVLGFMEKISLEGWRFEIDVMLMSVIYGCRTFIPIFKKQGWGHIVNTASSAGIVSLPEMSPYNVTKAGVISLSETLRGELKRNNIGVTVVCPTFFKTNLMDQAQCTDEHQFKMAEAFFCKLSFGTVESVCASTLKAIKKNKLYVFPQPDSKLFWFMKRMAPNTYYNGNAFLYSRGILDKILGI
- a CDS encoding thiolase, which produces MRDVYIVAVGMTRFGKHMDRTEKDLVAEAFAKTMGDAPDIKISDIQSAFFSNTAWGFFNMQHSIRGQVALRPLGIEGIPITNVENACACASTALHCAYKDVAGGMYECSLAIGMEKLYNEDKAKTFMAFSSGVDVANIDAHMKALRDIMDGVKLDIPDDDGGSGAGKTRSAFMDVYASAVRWHMATFGTTQRQLAIIASKNHFHSSMNPNAQFQKTMTVEEILEGRPVVWPLTVPMCAPVGDGAAGAIVCSRDFLNKLKSARPVKILASVLGSGTNRKHDQLDLDIGVRLSRQAYNVAGICPEDISLAEVHDATAFGELHQCESLGFCKIGEGGPFAETGATKLGGKIPINTSGGLESRGHPVGASGLGMIHELVTQLRHEAGPRQVERCRLALGENGGGNIAFEEASMTIHILERMNNK
- a CDS encoding acyl-CoA dehydrogenase, whose translation is MEYFDIQFMNLTEDDIAIKKAAHKFAEEVMRPTAKELDNMSAADVVADGSPLWPFLKKAFELGYHKTLLPEYYGGLGLSPLQVHIVFEELGWGSFGLSVLLGVICFPFYVSCLAGNEELLEKYVKPFCACTDASIRGCWAITEPDHGSDYIASGEDYFTTPKMRGNVQARLEGDEYVINGQKSAWVSGGTIATHALLFLQLDPKHGFGGNGICVLPLDLDGVTRGKPLEKIGQRDLNQGEIYFDNVRIPKSYMLAEPTFYEPLLEMILAAANMCMATWSTGIARAAFEEALVYSKERVQGTRPLIEHYVHKQRVFKLFARTEVIRALSRNVLNLNLNVSPPLAEYSLVAKSQCTEMAFQNAHELIQIMGGNGLTKEYIAEKLFRDARATLIEDGNNETLERHGGHILAETYPRPPLDF